The following proteins come from a genomic window of Anopheles ziemanni chromosome 3, idAnoZiCoDA_A2_x.2, whole genome shotgun sequence:
- the LOC131284813 gene encoding terminal uridylyltransferase Tailor-like yields the protein MHQLATNVLMHALITNLDSYAPGSKSIDPYTLSLLELLLEKIKDFLNDTHLELFKLHKNEWNIATMCYQQLEKVDCRFCGDSFNECVNALKNFTEHELKKKTKVEKDEPLASYLGINCIPRSMEQLPKTIKKLLKKDTNTVLKEIQLDTLCGKDNPINAIVASDIQNVVRKGFPLAKVYPFGSRFVGTANSESDIDIYIDVEGNYALTEYGNKCSSLSPADTIESIKCVKNLFLDKIDWLVDKKLLMARVPLLCVRYLTYGVKCDLSFTNGLAHQNSIWLAYMFDLQPKSRWLICYLKKWNPESCLNTYTISLLVIFFFQCRNQLPSVHMLQQDVNTVGKFIDGWNIDFARPTLDQLGYQLCNDPMPSLVHQFFTFYSDQFSLETDIVCPFLGRTGIKKSQFQVTAYDELPSEMSALLVYMEEHQKDPDIKRHFAFNKPFVVQDPFELCHNVAKGVAVDKASKYLRLFELSAKYFC from the exons ATGCACCAATTGGCAACAAACGTGCTAATGCACGCATTAATAACTAACCTCGATTCGTACGCGCCAGGTAGCAAATCCATTGATCCTTACACATTGAGCCTTCTCGAACTGCTCcttgagaagatcaaagatttTCTCAATGATACTCACCTGGAGCTTTTCAAACTGCATAAAAACGAATGGAATATCGCCACGATGTGTTACCAACAGCTGGAAAAAGTGGATTGCCGATTTTGTGGTGATTCTTTTAATGAGTGTGTTAATGCGCTAAAGAACTTTACGGAACAtgagttgaagaagaaaaccaagGTCGAAAAGGACGAGCCTCTGGCTTCGTACCTAGGGATAAACTGCATTCCTCGATCGATGGAGCAGCTTCCTAAAACGATTAAAAAGCTTCTTAAAAAGGACACCAACACTGTTTTAAAGGAAATTCAACTGGACACATTGTGTGGCAAGGACAATCCAATAAACGCTATCGTAGCAAGTGACATACAAAATGTTGTTCGGAAGGGGTTTCCACTTGCTAAAGTCTACCCGTTTGGCTCACGATTCGTGGGTACGGCTAATTCAGAAAGCGATATAGATATTTACATAGATGTTGAAGGGAATTATGCGTTGACAGAGTATGGCAACAAATGCTCTTCTTTAAGTCCTGCTGATACAATTGAATCAATTAAATGCGTGAAGAATCTATTCCTTGATAAAATCGATTGGTTAGTCGATAAGAAATTATTAATGGCACGAGTCCCACTGCTGTGCGTTCGCTACTTGACATACGGTGTAAAATGTGATTTATCATTTACAAATGGATTGGCGCATCAGAACTCAATTTGGCTGGCTTACATGTTTGACCTACAACCAAAGA GTCGTTGGCTAATTTGCTATCTGAAGAAATGGAACCCAGAGAGTTGTCTGAATACGTACACAATATCGTTGCTCGTAATCTTTTTCTTCCAGTGCCGTAATCAACTTCCCAGTGTTCATATGCTGCAACAGGATGTCAATACAGTAGGCAAATTTATTGACG GTTGGAATATCGATTTTGCCAGGCCTACTCTAGATCAACTGGGTTACCAGCTGTGCAATGATCCAATGCCATCGTTAGTACAtcaatttttcaccttttACAGCGATCAGTTCTCGCTAGAAACAGATATCGTTTGTCCGTTTCTAGGCCGAACtgggataaaaaaaagtcaattcCAAGTAACAGCATACGATGAACTGCCCTCCGAAATGAGTGCTCTTTTGGTGTACATGGAAGAACACCAAAAAGATCCAGACATCAAACGCCATTTTGCCTTTAACAAGCCATTCGTTGTACAGGATCCATTCGAGCTGTGCCACAACGTTGCCAAAGGTGTTGCCGTCGATAAGGCTTCCAAATATTTGCGTTTATTTGAATTGAGTGCCAAATATTTTTGTTAG
- the LOC131288332 gene encoding NADPH oxidase 4-like has protein sequence MERANKIYHSSRNFMFKYILAFLWTSFNFFIFCKAFSNYHHDAQYFYLSRILGNGLCVSRGTAPVLNVTMALITLPTCKTFNSLLHAIFGRCSMRLLIHYLEKTKVLHLLLGFSLLIVALIHSVAHFVNIINFVGNYDERYREINWANGPDDSVARLLFTTPTGFSGCIMLLTLFAIAFLARRSVRDRFYNSFLTTHHLFLVFYGLMFYHPLSNIIKHQTNTDKHRIACDLLDNVTLHSNEDLMVLCEEPPKFGVGFKRAWIWPLVGLLVYLVDLSYRHLTSHSDRYRVTMVQSYTMAGRAVHLRLQFLRKSTVKVRPGQYVLLQCPSISALEWHPFTITELPTDTSNNLTLTIKVRGDWTEELYERIGQREHARRNVGEMDPYGRMNFLLDGPYPSVMSSMLDYKRILFIGAGIGITPFVTIMRLLLSSNIEYPVRVHLVWIARSMESFLWFTDEIARLQEKLWRQNKPDRFWVKLYWTQNFDENLLVECFGDMPSIISRMHKGRPNWDDIFIDLVTLYPKKSVSVFSCGPKELTKEIRAKCKEYSKHGCNLNYFHEGFG, from the exons ATGGAACGGGCCAATAAAATTTACCACTCGTCGCGGAACTTTATGTTCAAATATATTCTGGCG TTTCTGTGGACCAGCtttaattttttcatattCTGTAAGGCATTCAGCAATTACCACCATGATGCACAATACTTCTATCTTAGTCGAATTCTCGGG aatggtttgtgtgtgtcgcGTGGAACGGCTCCCGTACTTAACGTTACGATGGCGCTCATAACTCTACCTACGTGCAAAACGTTTAACTCACTACTCCACGCCATCTTCGGAAGGTGTTCTATGCGGCTCCTGATTCACTATTTGGAAAAGACAAAAGTATTGCATCTACTTCTTGGGTTCAGTCTGTTGATTGTGGCAC TCATCCACAGTGTGGCTCACTTCGTAAATATAATTAATTTCGTTGGCAATTACGATGAACGCTATCGTGAGATCAATTGGGCGAATGGACCGGACGAC AGTGTCGCCCGTTTACTGTTTACGACCCCGACGGGATTTTCCGGATGCATTATGCTGCTGACCCTGTTTGCCATCGCATTCCTGGCAAGACGATCGGTACGGGATCGTTTTTACAACAGTTTTCTTACCACGCACCATCTATTTCTGGTCTTCTATGGACTGATGTTTTATCATCCGCTCAG CAATATCATTAAACATCAAACGAACACCGATAAGCACCGGATCGCTTGCGACCTACTGGACAATGTTACACTCCACAGCAACGAGGACCTTATGGTGCTATGCGAAGAGCCACCCAAGTTTGGGGTCGGTTTTAAACGTGCCTGGATTTGGCCGTTGGTAGGGTTGCTGGTCTATCTGGTCGACCTTAGCTACCGCCACCTTACATCGCACTCCGATCGCTACCGGGTCACGATGGTGCAGAGCTACACGATGGCGGGTCGGGCGGTGCATCTTCGTCTCCAATTCCTGCGGAAGTCGACGGTAAAGGTTCGGCCCGGGCAGTACGTTTTGCTTCAGTGTCCCTCGATTTCGGCCCTCGAATGGCATCCGTTCACCATAACCGAG CTACCAACGGACACCAGCAACAATCTTACTCTAACGATCAAAGTTCGAGGTGATTGGACAGAGGAACTGTACGAGAGAATTGGCCAACGGGAGCATGCCAGACGTAACGTTGGAGAAATGGATCCATACGGACGAATGAATTTTCTCCTGGATGGACCATATCCGTCGGTTATGAGTTCCATGCTCGATTACAAACGAATTCTTTTTATCGGAGCTGGTATTGGCATAACGCCATTTGTTACGATCATGCGGCTACTGTT AAGCTCAAACATTGAATATCCGGTTAGAGTACATCTCGTTTGGATCGCTCGAAGCATGGAATCGTTTCTTTGGTTTACGGACGAGATCGCACGACTGCAAGAGAAG CTCTGGagacaaaacaaaccggaCCGATTTTGGGTAAAACTCTACTGGACGCAAAACTTTGATGAAAATCTGCTCGTCGAGTGTTTCGGTGATATGCCGTCGATTATTTCACGCATGCACAAAGGTAGACCAAACTGGGACGACATATTCATCGATCTTGTTACTCTCTATCCCAA GAAATCCGTATCGGTGTTTAGCTGTGGACCGAAAGAGCTGACGAAAGAGATACGGGCCAAGTGTAAGGAGTACAGTAAACATGGGTGCAACCTCAACTACTTTCACGAAGGATTTGGATGA
- the LOC131288852 gene encoding uncharacterized protein LOC131288852 gives MLTLKYLYIRPYFETPQEAADWDKLQKTIATVKQFHDDFDQIVLHKDLFRTFYYYYLQEIRLRIIKILMNSTTIEWSEPKPETVAVDQFGFPLPETAKQKSKKKKDQQPEDIPEYTVRVKGYKEKFPLICCDDQFRTLAALRLHYYAVHEKNYLLAANTCEMKAALLRMLVFRRALDDFLQSGLQANNGLCFHLTKVLRRIISIIRY, from the exons ATGTTGACGCTTAAGTATCTCTACATTCGGCCATATTTCGAAACTCCCCAGGAAGCAGCCGACTGGGATAAG CTTCAGAAAACGATAGCGACTGTGAAGCAATTCCACGACGACTTCGACCAAATCGTCCTCCACAAGGATCTTTTTCGTACgttttactactactacttgcAGGAGATAAGACTCCGGATCATAAAAATACTGATGAACTCTACCACGATTGAATGGTccgaaccgaaaccggaaACCGTCGCCGTGGATCAGTTTGGCTTTCCCCTGCCGGAAACGGCCAAGCAAAAGagtaagaagaaaaaggaccaacAGCCGGAGGACATACCCGAGTACACCGTCCGGGTGAAGGGATACAAGGAAAAGTTCCCGTTGATTTGTTGTGACGATCAGTTTCGAACCCTGGCTGCCCTTAGGCTGCACTACTATGCTGTACACGAAAAGAATTACCTTCTAGCGGCCAACACGTGTGAG ATGAAGGCTGCGTTGCTGCGGATGCTAGTTTTTCGACGTGCCCTTGATGACTTCCTTCAATCAGGTTTACAAGCAAACAATGGGCTGTGCTTTCATCTGACAAAAGTTCTCCGTAGAATCATATCCATTATTCGGTACTAA
- the LOC131288982 gene encoding uncharacterized protein LOC131288982 has protein sequence MIPDVHKPDQAQWDQLDQMVKETRNFLTEYDEIVLHKELYRTLFVYHLTNLRDEVIMLLKKFTTLPTDIKEEKEIECCGLMYNDKDAFKKHYEDVHNKKVLQSASLCELKMSLTKISFFERHIKDYLAGGEESSCELLLNLRRILRRLDHTLEF, from the exons ATGATACCGGATGTCCACAAGCCCGACCAAGCGCAATGGGATCAG TTGGACCAGATGGTTAAAGAGACTCGAAACTTTCTGACCGAATATGACGAGATTGTGCTGCACAAAGAACTCTACCGTACCCTGTTCGTGTATCACCTGACCAACCTGCGCGATGAGGTGATCATGCTGTTGAAGAAATTTACTACGTTACCCACAGATATTAAGGAGGAGAAAGAAATTGAGTGTTGCGGT CTGATGTATAATGATAAGGACGCATTCAAAAAACACTATGAAGATGTGCATAACAAAAAGGTCCTCCAGTCAGCATCCTTGTGCGAG cttaaaatgtctttaacTAAAATATCCTTCTTCGAGCGACACATTAAGGATTATTTGGCCGGAGGGGAGGAATCGAGCTGTGAGCTTCTATTGAATCTGCGGAGGATATTGAGACGGCTGGATCATACACTGGAGTTTTAG
- the LOC131284814 gene encoding uncharacterized protein LOC131284814 — MAEEDKKTVEATEEPIEDAEAQEEDMPSGDEPSDSEPEEAAEPAVSPFARLKSFLEETNKFLGGFDDLVEGRDKHKSIYLCTVNELRELLVALLHRYILHTMVREDFLYKHIKCCGESEELLNTEEFDEHYQEAHKDADKAITLPELAAIQEYTQAVKEYIELGKAMNNDLIFSLKRLLRKSNTVLAGHLG, encoded by the exons ATGGCCGAGGAGGATAAGAAAACCGTTGAGGCCACGGAAGAGCCCATCGAAGACGCAGAAGCACAGGAGGAAGATATGCCATCCGGAGATGAACCGTCGGATTCGGAACCGGAAGAAGCAGCAGAACCAGCGGTCTCTCCATTCGCTCGG TTGAAGTCGTTCCTGGAGGAAACCAACAAGTTCCTGGGAGGTTTCGATGATCTGGTGGAGGGTCGGGATAAGCACAAAAGTATCTACCTGTGTACGGTGAATGAACTTCGCGAGCTGCTGGTAGCACTGCTCCACCGATACATCCTGCATACGATGGTACGCGAGGACTTTCTCTACAAGCACATCAAATGCTGTGGTGAG TCCGAAGAGCTTCTGAACACGGAGGAATTCGATGAACACTACCAAGAAGCGCACAAAGACGCAGACAAAGCGATCACCCTACCAGAG CTTGCCGCCATTCAGGAATACACGCAAGCAGTCAAGGAGTACATCGAACTGGGCAAGGCTATGAACAACGATCTGATTTTCTCGCTGAAGCGACTACTGCGGAAGAGCAATACGGTGCTCGCAGGTCATCTCGGTTGA
- the LOC131288847 gene encoding uncharacterized protein LOC131288847, which translates to MVCAPTCVRKRTLDYSDKYRNLNKFTTDVEHFLEEYNRIVEHSLAYHRSFRRDLKHLYDDIGILLQKFQHIRCSGLKEQLFMEKFCCGVFFDDCEELRRHYFQFHNFARLIHPSIVELRSGHGKLQFFHRRLQEYICYGTESTSVMIVNLKKIANNMRLTLEGGPKW; encoded by the exons ATGGTCTGTGCTCCAACTTGTGTCCGCAAGCGAACGCTTGACTACAGCGATAAGTATAGGAAT TTGAATAAGTTTACCACCGATGTGGAGCACTTTTTGGAAGAGTACAACCGCATCGTAGAACATTCGCTTGCCTACCACCGCAGTTTCCGGCGTGACCTCAAGCATCTTTACGACGATATTGGCATTTTGCTTCAGAAGTTCCAGCATATCCGGTGTAGCGGGCTGAAGGAACAGCTGTTtatggaaaagttttgttgTGGAGTCTTCTTTGATGATTGTGAAGAACTACGGAGGCATTATTTCCAGTTCCATAACTTTGCCCGGCTCATTCATCCGAGCATTGTggag CTCCGCTCCGGACATGGAAAATTGCAGTTTTTTCACCGACGCTTGCAGGAGTATATCTGTTACGGCACGGAGTCAACCAGCGTGATGATAGTAAACCTCAAGAAGATAGCCAACAACATGCGCCTTACTTTGGAAGGTGGCCCAAAGTGGTAG
- the LOC131288796 gene encoding uncharacterized protein LOC131288796 → MGVPTTVYIHTNIYNYSNKYKNLDRFQNDVKRFLKEYDSIVLHKDLYKLVFKSYLREIRFKVKALLAKFEAAPSDDGSTRPEKEMFCCGLPFTNNEQFRKHYQTVHNEAFLVYTNRLELKSAFAKLDHMRHRLDEYTRFGKEYTCALLVDLKRISKKISCTLKF, encoded by the exons ATGGGTGTCCCAACCACCGTTTACATCCACACCAACATCTACAACTATAGTAACAAGTATAAAAAT TTAGATCGCTTTCAAAACGACGTGAAAAGGTTCCTGAAGGAGTACGATAGTATCGTGTTGCACAAGGATTTGTACAAGCTCGTCTTTAAAAGCTATCTGCGAGAGATACGGTTCAAGGTGAAAGCGTTACTCGCCAAGTTCGAGGCGGCTCCATCGGATGATGGCAGCACGCGTCcggaaaaggaaatgttttgttgtggG CTTCCATTTACCaacaacgagcaatttcgtaAGCACTACCAAACCGTCCATAATGAGGCTTTTCTTGTATATACAAATAGGCTGGAG TTAAAATCTGCCTTCGCTAAGCTGGACCACATGCGTCACCGGTTGGACGAGTACACCCGATTTGGTAAAGAGTACACTTGCGCTCTGCTCGTCGATCTGAAGCGaatttcgaagaaaatatCGTGCACCTTGAAGTTCtaa
- the LOC131289219 gene encoding uncharacterized protein LOC131289219, translating into MEQIVKTRDVEKFVSETKYFLDEFDSIISHWDLSGNFFLHYLIEIHENVTQLLARFTTLSLEGVGDRKSKPFFNLKCCGLEFQTVKDLRLHHHSCRHKKSHFEETDNCELKSALLKLAFFNRRVNEYVQYGTVADRYLCLYLKKILKKIIITLDTFNL; encoded by the exons ATGGAACAAATAGTGAAAACCCGAGAC GTGGAGAAGTTTGTGTCGGAAACGAAGTACTTCCTCGACGAGTTCGACTCGATCATCAGCCACTGGGATCTGTCGGGAAACTTTTTCCTGCACTACCTTATCGAGATACACGAAAACGTGACTCAGCTGCTCGCCCGGTTTACTACGCTTTCGCTCGAGGGCGTCGGCGACCGGAAGAGCAAGCCCTTCTTCAACCTCAAATGTTGCGGG CTTGAATTTCAAACAGTTAAAGACCTGCGACTACACCACCACTCGTGCCGACACAAGAAGTCCCACTTCGAGGAAACAGATAATTGCGAG CTCAAATCTGCCCTGCTGAAACTTGCCTTCTTCAACCGGAGGGTAAATGAGTACGTGCAATATGGTACCGTAGCCGACCGCTACCTCTGTCTGTATCTGAAGAAAATCCTGAAAAAGATCATCATCACACTGGACACGTTCAACCTGTAG